The Tetrapisispora phaffii CBS 4417 chromosome 5, complete genome genome segment TAAATTGGCAAAATATGCTGATTATGAGAGTATTAAATCGAGGTTACTTGACTTGGAGCAAAGCTCGGCTGTGGTGCTAACAAAGAGATTAACTGCTCAGGAGAAAGAACTAACATCAGTTTGGGAAGctaagaagaaaaattggGAAGAAAAGGAATCTGAATATACAAAGCAACTTCAAACTCTGAAACAAAATAACAAAGTTCTTGAATTAAAAGTTTCTAAACAAGTTGATATTGATGGTGctgatgataatgaagagGCAGATGGTGaggaaaataataaatttgtaAACATAactgaaaataatttcttagttgaagaattaaacTCTGCACAATCAAGGATCTTTCAATTGGAGAAACGAAATGAAGAGCTAACAGCCTCCCTTGCTGAAGTTACAAATGAAGCTAAAAAGGAATCAGATCTAATagaaaaacaaagaaaaatttcacAATTGGAAAGTGAGAATGCGTTATTGTCAGCTTCATTTGAACGTGAACGTATTGCtcaagaaaaaattaaaacgACATTATCCGATCAACTATCTACATCTAAAGTTGAATTGGCTTCATATAAAACTGAATTAGAGAATGTTAGAAGGAAGCTGAATAATTATTCCGATTATGCTAAACTTAAGGATGAACTTACTGCCCTAAAGAAGATCGAATTTGGTGTAGATGATGTTAATtcagatgaagatgatatGGATAGTAATTCTAgtgttgataataaaatggaGACTACTTTGATAACAGCTAATAAGAAACTTCAATCTAATTTAGCAATTTTACGTTCTAAAGATACTgaacaaaaagaagaaatagcTAGATTACAAAAGGAGTTACAAAGCTTAACCTTGAAGGTTGAGGAACTAGATAAAACGAACCAAAAACTAGAAAGAGATCTTGAGGCAGTTGAGGATATTGATCagaaatttaatgatacAGCAAGTATGATGTCTGGTGTAACAAGACAGATGAATAATAGGGGCGGGGCTACCGGTAGGTTATCTCCAACAAGTTCAATAATCGGCATACCAGAAGAATCTGAATTACCATCTTCATTAATGACCAATAGTTCAAGTATTCTACCGATCGTCACTAAACAAAGGGATAGATTCCGTATAAAGAACATAGAGTTAGAAAAGCAAATCAGACAAGTAAATAATGAGAAAGGAAAATTACAATCTGATATTAATAAGTTACATGGtgattatcaaaaattaactGAACGTCTACGCCATATATCAAGTTTGGATAGCAGTTCAAGTAAGATTAATTCTTTATCAGAGTTTGATGCCGAGGCTCAGTTTTCAAGGTCATACGACAAATCATACAACCCACTAATAGattataaaaagaaagattcTGGATACTATAAGATCAATAGACTGCCGTTCACAGAAAGAATTTTTATGAAATTTGCAGAAGTTGTAGGATCATCAAAAGCTTCTAGAATGGTATTTGTTTTCTATTCACTAGGTGTACATGGTATATTGCTATTATTGCTTATAGCCATCGGCAACAGTGGCGGTTATTCAAATACATCAAGTGCATCTATAGCACATAGTGAAGCATTAGCTGCAACTTCTCAACTAGGAGCTATTgcagaaaaattaaatgatgtTTCATCATCTGGAGTAAAGGTAGGTAACAATTAGTTAAAAAGATATTCATATACATACTCGCATATAAGCCAACTAATTAAATGacattataattttaagatACACTTTCAATTAAACATTCTAGtatatgaaaataataattatcGTAAATGTCATATCGATTGTAAAGGAAACACTTAAAAGCTGTCCATTAAGAAATGAGTAGAATTGTTACTACACACGGCTTAGTATTGCATATACAGCTACTTTCATATCATTTTGATAGCTAACTGACAATTacataataatttataataaagtatgttttaaaaatggaCGCTTAAATTacatatacaaatatattaataaataaaaatgattagATAAGATGTGTTAGtctaataattattatttagtttAAGCAGAGATACGCTTTTGGAAAGCAATTCTACCTCTTTGTCTGGAAGATAATCTAACAGCCTTCTTTTCAGTAGCCTTTTCGACAGCTTCTTCTCTTTCAGTTAAGACTAATTCAATGTGAGATGGAGAAGATTCGTACTTGTTAATTCTACCATGAGCTCTGAAggttcttcttctttgttTTGGAGCTTGGTTAACTTGGATGTGGGAAACGTATAATTTGGTAGCATCTAAACCTTTGGCCTGTGAAAATGTAACAATAACATGAAAATGCATTCATATTATAAGGAAATGttagtaaaataaattcaataagtGAAAATGACAGAGATCGATATAATGGATAGattgaattaataaacaAAGAGAATCAAATGTTGTACATAGAACAACTAGCACATATAGAGAATTGTTGAACATAATGAGAGCATATCATTGATAATTTCTCAAAACTGACAGTTGTTATCAGAAGTTATCTACGATTTCTTCAACACAACACCATTTGGAAGATTCAACTCTTTTCTATCAAAATACACATGTTCATTGTTACCTAGTttactttttcttttcttataTCAGTAATCCATTTCCATTCTAAACTTTGTCTGTATCACATCAATCCACTatcaaaacaaaagaaaaaattcttataataaaataaaacatacTTCAGCGTTGGCAGCAGCATTTTGTAATAGTTGTTGAACAAACTTAACTGACTTAGCTGGCCATCTAGCCTTGGTGACACCGAATTCTTTACCTTGAGCAGTTCTACCAATGGAAGAGTTAAATCTTCTGAATGGAATAGCTCTTTGGTGGTCTAAAACTTGGTCCAAGTACTTTTGGGCTTTTTGTAATTCCCAACCAGAAACAGCTTGAGCGGTTTCTCTAGTGTTCTTGAAAGAAACACGTAAGTAAGAGCCACGAGCAGAAGCAGACTTAGCTGGGTTAGTGGAAGTAGCACCGTATCTAgccatttttctttaaattaattgacAGTTCTTGTGGTTTCTTTTACTGTTGAATCAAAAGTAATAGcacttcaaataataattttaagttccactctttatatatataaaatatgattGAATATGAACTTTTTAACAATTCAATTGGGTAAATACTTCTTACAGAGTAATATCAATAGTTAGCAATATtgacaataatattttcacaAAAAATTGCAAGATAGTGAAGTATAACAGAATTTGTTCAAATCTTCTGAGTCTCTAAGAGAAATTCATTGTAATGGAAGACATTAGGTAGGTAGTGATGGTTGTAGTAAGAATACTAATGGTTTGtacaatattaaatttcatATTGTACTAAGATAGTTGTTACgtgaagaagaaaaaggGCATATAGAAAGAAGAtactgaaaaatttgaGATGAGCTTAAGTTTAGACAGAGGAAATGGTGAAAAATAgtgaaaaataaacaaaattgaaagaaattgaacgaaattgaaaaactcCAGGCCGAGAAAGATGCGATGAGCTCTGCCTAAACTGAAAACTTTACTGGGAGCGGTCCGGCTGGCACAGGCGAGAGCGAGCCTGCGCTAGAGGGGGCATCGGCCTATGTCTGCAATCTGGGATGATGGAATGTGTTGCGTGTAAAAGGGTATAGAGGAGGGGGAAAATTGCTGGAGAGGGTAAGATTTGGGAAACTAAAGATGAAACTCAGAACAGAGTACAAAGGGGAAGTAAAATGGTTAGTTTTCTGTCTCGGCATGCTGCAGTGGAAGACACTCACAATACAGTTTCCTTGCAATACTAGACAGCCATCCACTACTGTCCAGTCTGTAGAGCAACACAGCACCCCACCGCACCGTATATACTGTGCTTCTTTTATTGTAAACGTTGCAATGTGTGCCTGCGCCAGCCAGCCAGCCAGTAGGCGGACCCTTCTGCTCGTTTAACAGGgagaaaatgaaaaattccACGATTTCTTCTTCGGCCGCACAAAAAACAAACTGTCAAATGTCTGGGTGCACAACTATGTTTGTTTGTGATATGTCTGGGTGTTTGATTTGGAATGCAGTCATGCATTGGTAAGGCGGGTAACCATGacattaatatttgtttttggaATTCTAACTATCGTATGACCTTATTTTAACGACTACTATATAATATGATAATGTATTTaacttcaattgaattaagTTTTAATATAAGGTTGTAGTTCTAGATTACATTGTAGAACTCTGCGCATTCGGTGATTGTGACATTACAGCTGACCAAGTATAATAACCTTGTAGTCTGTAtctcttttttttatttctgtTTGCATCTGGTGTGCTTAATAAGTGAAACAATATGAAGGTTTATCAAAGTTTTTTTGCTTTAGTTTTATTAAGCTCATTCGTTTTGGGTTTGCAATGTTCTAAACACGAggttttgaaattatatGATCTTGATAAGAGCATGAGTCTCTCAGAACTCGAAAAAGAAACACCTCCTACTACTACTGTTGAAAAATGGTAcataaatatttgtaaCGAGGATAATGGAAAGAATAGCAAAGAACTATACGAAGGTTGTAAGAAGACTGATTTGATGTGTGGAGTAAGATTGATTAAAAGTGCtactaataaaaatgattccCCACTCTTGGCACAATTGATTGATATCGAtgattcttcaaaattagaGGTATCTGTggttgataataatttatcgTTACAATTTAAGGATGTTGTTTGGGGTCCGAATAAAGTCGATGCATCGGTAGTATATACATgtgataaaaatatgaaagTTGACGAGGTTACATCAGTTTGGCtggaaaataatatacagGTTTCAATCAAGGGTCCATCGGGTTGTTTAAAGGACAACAACAAAGATTCAGACAACAACAACTCAGGAAACAATGGTGAGAACAATGAAAAACAATCCAGTGGATTTCCATGGTTCATGGTTATGCTAATGTATGTGATTGTA includes the following:
- the COY1 gene encoding CCAAT displacement transcription factor COY1 (similar to Saccharomyces cerevisiae COY1 (YKL179C); ancestral locus Anc_1.162), which codes for METSVYSHALKLWENADLTSLQKNLDSDVLDIKETESVFLDSRKSLATETKKFKKLENDEKLSQMNKLIKQYQQEIDSLTKRSKRSESILFNVYARLSETPDPKPLLQNSIEKFSNVEDSKELKEQVESLQDKLAKYADYESIKSRLLDLEQSSAVVLTKRLTAQEKELTSVWEAKKKNWEEKESEYTKQLQTLKQNNKVLELKVSKQVDIDGADDNEEADGEENNKFVNITENNFLVEELNSAQSRIFQLEKRNEELTASLAEVTNEAKKESDLIEKQRKISQLESENALLSASFERERIAQEKIKTTLSDQLSTSKVELASYKTELENVRRKLNNYSDYAKLKDELTALKKIEFGVDDVNSDEDDMDSNSSVDNKMETTLITANKKLQSNLAILRSKDTEQKEEIARLQKELQSLTLKVEELDKTNQKLERDLEAVEDIDQKFNDTASMMSGVTRQMNNRGGATGRLSPTSSIIGIPEESELPSSLMTNSSSILPIVTKQRDRFRIKNIELEKQIRQVNNEKGKLQSDINKLHGDYQKLTERLRHISSLDSSSSKINSLSEFDAEAQFSRSYDKSYNPLIDYKKKDSGYYKINRLPFTERIFMKFAEVVGSSKASRMVFVFYSLGVHGILLLLLIAIGNSGGYSNTSSASIAHSEALAATSQLGAIAEKLNDVSSSGVKVGNN
- the TPHA0E03400 gene encoding 60S ribosomal protein uL22 (similar to Saccharomyces cerevisiae RPL17B (YJL177W) and RPL17A (YKL180W); ancestral locus Anc_1.161), whose product is MARYGATSTNPAKSASARGSYLRVSFKNTRETAQAVSGWELQKAQKYLDQVLDHQRAIPFRRFNSSIGRTAQGKEFGVTKARWPAKSVKFVQQLLQNAAANAEAKGLDATKLYVSHIQVNQAPKQRRRTFRAHGRINKYESSPSHIELVLTEREEAVEKATEKKAVRLSSRQRGRIAFQKRISA
- the ATG27 gene encoding Atg27p (similar to Saccharomyces cerevisiae ATG27 (YJL178C); ancestral locus Anc_1.160), with the protein product MKVYQSFFALVLLSSFVLGLQCSKHEVLKLYDLDKSMSLSELEKETPPTTTVEKWYINICNEDNGKNSKELYEGCKKTDLMCGVRLIKSATNKNDSPLLAQLIDIDDSSKLEVSVVDNNLSLQFKDVVWGPNKVDASVVYTCDKNMKVDEVTSVWLENNIQVSIKGPSGCLKDNNKDSDNNNSGNNGENNEKQSSGFPWFMVMLMYVIVFTVVYVSVMSYKNTRGGSFNEFSVEFIERFTQLITSLPDLLKEVVSKIFGSRSSTERGGYSVL